A genomic stretch from Natronomonas gomsonensis includes:
- a CDS encoding electron transfer flavoprotein subunit beta/FixA family protein: MKILVTVKEVAEVDDEFQISGLDIDEGSLEYDLNEWDDYAVEEAVQISEENDDVEVVTVTIGPERAEETVRMALAKGADRALRVWDDSLENAQFLDVESKADILAAVVEEEDPDFILSGVQAGDDANGATGVALADRIGFEWAAVVNALDLDIEAGVASVHRELEGGIEELTDVELPSVLTIQTGINEPRYASLRGIRQAQRKPLDVHTLDDLGLDDSVVESPVERTDMYEPESEGDATLWEGSAEETAGELATFLRDKGVVEG; the protein is encoded by the coding sequence ATGAAAATACTCGTCACCGTCAAAGAGGTGGCCGAGGTCGACGACGAGTTCCAGATTTCGGGACTCGACATCGACGAGGGCTCCCTCGAGTATGATCTCAACGAGTGGGACGACTACGCCGTTGAGGAAGCCGTACAGATTTCGGAGGAGAACGACGACGTGGAAGTCGTCACCGTCACCATCGGCCCCGAACGCGCCGAGGAGACCGTTCGGATGGCGCTGGCGAAGGGCGCAGACCGCGCGCTCCGCGTGTGGGACGACTCCCTCGAGAACGCCCAGTTCCTCGACGTCGAGTCGAAAGCCGACATCCTCGCCGCCGTCGTCGAAGAGGAAGACCCCGACTTCATCCTCTCCGGCGTCCAGGCCGGCGACGACGCCAACGGCGCGACCGGCGTCGCTCTCGCCGACCGCATCGGATTCGAGTGGGCCGCCGTCGTCAACGCCCTCGACCTCGACATCGAGGCGGGCGTCGCCTCCGTCCACCGCGAACTCGAAGGTGGCATCGAGGAACTCACCGACGTCGAACTCCCGTCCGTGTTGACCATCCAGACCGGTATCAACGAGCCGCGCTACGCGAGCCTCCGCGGTATCCGGCAGGCCCAACGCAAGCCGCTGGATGTCCACACGCTCGATGACCTCGGTCTCGACGACAGCGTCGTCGAATCGCCGGTCGAGCGAACCGACATGTACGAACCGGAATCCGAGGGCGATGCGACGCTCTGGGAGGGGAGCGCAGAGGAGACCGCAGGGGAACTGGCTACGTTCCTCCGCGACAAGGGGGTCGTCGAAGGATGA
- a CDS encoding type IV pilin, giving the protein MSDRAAAPVVGVVLLVAVTVLAATAVGTALPSELSDPARTAAFDVAADDTGRVTVTHLGGDAVDPAELRIRILVDGERLSEQPPVPFFSARGFESGPTGPFNSATHGPWRAGQSASLRVAGTNSPTLRVGATVEVRLYTDGTQIAVQTATVQAASTGSLSTVVSSSVSGASSSSSGT; this is encoded by the coding sequence ATGTCCGACCGCGCCGCCGCTCCCGTCGTCGGAGTCGTCCTCCTGGTCGCGGTGACCGTCCTCGCGGCGACGGCCGTCGGGACGGCCCTCCCCTCGGAACTCTCCGACCCCGCTCGCACGGCCGCCTTCGACGTGGCGGCCGACGACACCGGTCGAGTGACCGTCACCCATCTCGGTGGTGACGCCGTCGACCCCGCCGAACTTCGAATCCGAATCCTCGTCGACGGCGAACGGCTTTCCGAACAGCCGCCGGTCCCCTTCTTTTCGGCGCGGGGGTTCGAAAGCGGGCCGACGGGACCGTTCAACAGCGCCACGCACGGCCCGTGGCGTGCCGGCCAATCCGCGAGTCTCCGCGTGGCAGGGACGAATTCACCGACGTTGCGTGTCGGTGCGACCGTGGAGGTGCGCCTCTACACCGACGGGACGCAAATCGCCGTCCAGACGGCGACCGTTCAGGCGGCTTCGACTGGGTCGCTGTCGACGGTCGTCTCCTCTTCGGTTTCGGGGGCGTCCTCGTCGTCGTCAGGCACGTAG
- a CDS encoding electron transfer flavoprotein subunit alpha/FixB family protein, whose product MTVLAITEHRRGEVRDVSYELVTAGRELADDLGTDLELAVIGGDVEGFAEDVNRDGVDTIYTVDEGEEFNHGVYTQAIEQLATEVEPTALLMPNSVNGLDYAPSVAEQLDLPLVTDVIDFETNGNLEVTREQYGGKVETTYDIDADDYALTIRPAEWPKAEAAGDAAIEAFDVDIDEDALGTTVNGFEEVGGGDVDITEADVLVSIGRGIDEEENLPLVEELADTLGATLSSSRPIVDNGWLPKNRQVGQSGKVVTPDVYIAIGISGAVQHVAGMKGADTIVAINTDPNAPIYDIADYGIVDDLFEVVPELIEEFGGEAPNI is encoded by the coding sequence ATGACCGTTCTCGCAATTACCGAACACCGCCGCGGCGAGGTTCGTGACGTGTCCTACGAACTCGTCACGGCCGGCCGCGAACTGGCAGACGACCTCGGCACCGACCTCGAACTCGCCGTCATCGGCGGCGACGTCGAGGGCTTCGCCGAGGACGTAAACCGCGACGGCGTCGACACCATCTACACCGTCGACGAGGGCGAGGAGTTCAACCACGGCGTCTACACCCAGGCCATCGAGCAGTTGGCCACAGAGGTCGAGCCGACGGCGCTGTTGATGCCGAACTCGGTTAACGGTCTCGACTACGCACCGTCGGTCGCCGAGCAACTCGACCTTCCGCTCGTCACCGACGTCATCGACTTCGAGACGAACGGCAACCTCGAAGTCACCCGCGAACAGTACGGTGGCAAGGTCGAGACGACCTACGACATCGACGCCGACGACTACGCGCTGACCATCCGGCCGGCGGAGTGGCCGAAGGCCGAAGCGGCCGGCGACGCCGCAATCGAGGCCTTCGACGTCGACATCGACGAGGACGCCCTCGGGACGACCGTCAACGGCTTCGAAGAGGTCGGCGGCGGCGACGTCGACATCACCGAAGCTGACGTGCTCGTCTCCATCGGTCGCGGTATCGACGAGGAGGAGAACCTCCCGCTCGTCGAGGAACTCGCCGACACCCTCGGCGCGACGCTGTCCTCGTCGCGACCCATCGTCGACAACGGCTGGCTGCCGAAGAACCGACAGGTCGGCCAGTCCGGGAAGGTCGTCACGCCCGACGTGTACATCGCCATCGGTATCTCCGGGGCCGTCCAGCACGTCGCCGGCATGAAGGGCGCCGACACCATCGTCGCCATCAACACCGACCCCAACGCACCCATCTACGACATCGCCGACTACGGTATCGTCGACGACCTCTTCGAGGTCGTCCCCGAACTCATCGAGGAGTTCGGCGGCGAAGCACCCAATATTTAA
- a CDS encoding helix-turn-helix transcriptional regulator, whose protein sequence is MRCRVLALLCALLVTALVVGATPAVAQPDTTEETRLEAQLQDDGDARWNVVAVVPLEDEEDIEDFQAFATAFESGERDFDLGIETFRRAAEETSATTDREMRIPQDSTDRNAVIVNETEDGEVVGQHGEFRLSFTWTSFARQDASGTLYLQDSFNTTNGTWLPGLSDGQTLVLKSPPGYGGPSTSPIAPRDGDLRWEGPQTFDPGYFDIVYEPGNGGPGSTDTGTPAGPGGTQLSTLLLLGAVVLSAAALLLGLYLLWQRQDGETDGGTEATPSATDDPSAPTATESDETAGVGTDTEPVAAGEDEPEPATDPELLSDEERVEQLLERNGGRMKQANIVKETGWSNAKVSQLLSSMDEADRIEKLRIGRENLISFPDEQLGEFDDEE, encoded by the coding sequence ATGCGGTGCCGGGTCCTCGCTTTGCTGTGTGCCCTCCTCGTGACCGCGCTGGTGGTCGGTGCCACACCTGCAGTCGCACAACCGGACACGACCGAAGAGACCCGCCTGGAGGCACAACTGCAGGACGACGGCGACGCTCGCTGGAACGTCGTCGCTGTCGTTCCGCTGGAAGACGAGGAAGACATAGAGGATTTCCAGGCATTCGCCACCGCCTTTGAGAGCGGCGAACGCGACTTCGACCTCGGCATCGAGACCTTCCGACGCGCCGCCGAAGAGACGTCGGCAACGACCGACCGAGAGATGCGGATTCCACAGGACTCCACCGACCGGAACGCGGTCATCGTCAACGAAACCGAGGACGGAGAGGTCGTCGGCCAACACGGTGAGTTCCGACTCTCGTTCACCTGGACATCGTTCGCTCGGCAGGACGCGAGTGGGACGCTGTACCTCCAAGATTCGTTCAACACCACCAACGGGACGTGGCTCCCGGGACTGAGCGACGGACAGACGCTCGTGTTGAAATCCCCACCGGGGTACGGCGGCCCGAGCACCTCCCCAATCGCCCCGCGGGACGGTGACCTCCGGTGGGAGGGACCGCAAACGTTCGACCCGGGGTACTTCGACATCGTCTACGAGCCCGGAAACGGTGGCCCTGGCAGTACGGACACCGGGACGCCAGCGGGACCGGGCGGAACCCAACTGTCGACGCTGCTGCTCCTCGGCGCCGTGGTGTTGAGCGCCGCCGCGTTGCTGCTGGGACTGTACCTGCTGTGGCAGCGTCAGGACGGTGAAACCGACGGCGGCACCGAGGCGACACCGTCGGCAACCGACGACCCGTCGGCGCCGACGGCCACCGAGAGCGACGAAACAGCGGGCGTCGGAACGGACACCGAACCCGTAGCGGCCGGTGAGGACGAACCCGAGCCGGCGACCGACCCCGAACTCCTCTCCGACGAGGAGCGGGTCGAACAACTGCTCGAACGGAACGGGGGGCGGATGAAGCAGGCCAACATCGTCAAGGAGACCGGCTGGTCGAACGCGAAGGTGTCACAACTGCTGTCGTCGATGGACGAGGCCGACCGCATCGAAAAACTCCGAATTGGGCGGGAGAACCTCATCAGTTTCCCCGACGAACAACTCGGCGAGTTCGACGACGAGGAGTGA
- a CDS encoding methyltransferase domain-containing protein, giving the protein MGLLEDKSRARLFYKYLSQVYDTINPFIWNEEMRDEALEWLDLDSGDRVLDVGCGTGFATEGLLGYTDDVWGLDQSAHQLEKAFAKFGKRGDVKFHRGDAERLPFADDSFDAYWSSGSIEYWPDPVAALREARRVTKPGQPVLVVGPDYPNSTLFQKLADTIMLFYDESEADRMFAEAGFEEFEHHIQQRAPGTPRAITTVAYVPDDDEDAPETEEETTVDSDPVEAA; this is encoded by the coding sequence ATGGGACTCCTCGAAGACAAATCGCGTGCGCGGCTCTTCTACAAGTACCTCTCGCAGGTGTACGACACCATCAACCCGTTCATCTGGAACGAGGAGATGCGCGATGAGGCCTTAGAGTGGCTCGACCTCGATTCGGGAGACCGCGTCCTCGACGTGGGTTGTGGCACCGGTTTCGCGACCGAGGGACTTCTCGGCTACACCGACGACGTGTGGGGACTCGACCAGTCGGCCCACCAACTGGAGAAGGCGTTCGCGAAGTTCGGCAAGCGCGGTGACGTGAAGTTCCACCGTGGCGACGCCGAACGGCTCCCCTTTGCCGACGACAGCTTCGACGCCTACTGGTCGTCCGGTTCCATCGAGTACTGGCCCGACCCCGTCGCGGCGCTGCGGGAGGCCCGCCGCGTCACCAAGCCCGGCCAGCCGGTTCTCGTCGTCGGCCCGGACTATCCCAACTCGACGCTGTTCCAGAAACTCGCCGACACCATCATGCTGTTTTACGACGAGTCGGAGGCCGACCGGATGTTCGCCGAAGCCGGCTTCGAGGAGTTCGAACACCACATCCAACAGCGTGCACCGGGAACCCCGCGGGCGATTACGACCGTCGCCTACGTGCCTGACGACGACGAGGACGCCCCCGAAACCGAAGAGGAGACGACCGTCGACAGCGACCCAGTCGAAGCCGCCTGA
- a CDS encoding DUF7096 domain-containing protein, protein MNGSRAVVFALLCCFALVSGVAVHAQTGGESTMSVTGDNGTAEYLAPPPSAVDRSESATATLDVAGAVGDNAIELQTTYQRVNFQRAYRNAESDTERRMVLRNAATWYSERTDRLERRQRTAIRQYGDGEIGSQELFRTLAAVDRGAAAMESNVGWFENNADDLGMSGVRTQLNTDRVRLLTLQSPLGGALESAFEGKRTLTVHTEVSDNATVLATVETDTNGGQTYLREAHDPSARSIGVPDTYDGDLSPALDRIETLYPWVTDNGSPTVDFLGPDRARLYRFEYDHPHGTLRTYLDGGSEDIVTEIQRNDPEAVPTDTVETVDGDLLLRVNTTRAGGPLGVTVLNETSGEPVAAAIGVNGREVGNTDGGRVWTVGPRGTVTVNATHDGRSLSITTTLQ, encoded by the coding sequence ATGAACGGTTCCCGCGCCGTCGTGTTCGCCCTCCTCTGCTGTTTCGCCTTGGTGTCCGGCGTCGCCGTTCACGCCCAAACGGGTGGCGAGTCGACGATGTCGGTCACCGGGGACAACGGCACTGCGGAGTATCTGGCTCCGCCGCCGTCTGCTGTCGACCGAAGCGAGAGTGCAACGGCGACGCTTGACGTTGCGGGTGCAGTCGGCGACAACGCCATCGAACTCCAGACCACCTATCAGCGGGTCAACTTCCAGCGGGCGTATCGGAACGCCGAATCTGACACCGAACGCCGCATGGTCCTTCGGAACGCCGCCACGTGGTATTCGGAGCGGACCGACCGGCTAGAACGCCGACAGCGAACGGCGATACGGCAGTACGGCGACGGCGAAATCGGCTCCCAAGAGCTGTTTCGAACGCTGGCCGCCGTCGACCGGGGCGCCGCCGCGATGGAGTCGAACGTCGGCTGGTTCGAAAACAACGCCGACGACCTCGGGATGAGCGGCGTCCGGACGCAACTGAACACCGACCGCGTTCGGCTGCTCACCCTCCAGAGTCCGCTCGGGGGCGCCCTTGAGTCAGCGTTCGAAGGCAAACGGACACTCACCGTTCACACCGAAGTGAGCGACAACGCGACGGTGCTCGCGACGGTCGAAACCGACACGAACGGGGGGCAGACGTACCTCCGTGAAGCGCATGACCCCTCGGCGCGGTCCATCGGTGTCCCCGACACCTACGACGGTGACCTTTCGCCGGCTCTCGACCGAATCGAGACGCTGTATCCGTGGGTGACCGACAACGGGTCGCCGACGGTCGATTTCCTCGGCCCCGACCGGGCCCGACTCTACCGCTTCGAGTACGACCACCCACACGGAACCCTCCGGACGTATCTCGACGGTGGTTCCGAGGACATCGTCACGGAAATCCAGCGCAACGACCCCGAAGCGGTGCCGACCGACACCGTCGAAACGGTCGACGGAGACCTCCTACTCCGGGTCAACACGACCCGCGCTGGTGGCCCGCTCGGCGTGACGGTACTGAATGAGACGAGCGGTGAACCGGTCGCCGCAGCCATCGGGGTCAATGGCCGAGAGGTGGGCAACACCGACGGCGGACGGGTCTGGACCGTCGGTCCGCGAGGCACCGTGACGGTCAACGCCACCCACGACGGCCGGTCGCTGTCCATCACGACGACCCTCCAGTAG
- the ahaH gene encoding ATP synthase archaeal subunit H, translating to MARPEVLDRIKEAEREADEIVADAKDAREERIAEAREEADRIREQAREDAADHKEAELAEAREEIEAEREELLAEGETDREALEARADEQRDEVVEYTVELFTEAVNAQT from the coding sequence ATGGCCAGGCCAGAGGTTCTTGACCGAATCAAGGAGGCCGAGCGGGAGGCTGACGAAATCGTCGCCGACGCGAAGGATGCGCGAGAGGAGCGCATCGCGGAGGCGCGCGAGGAAGCCGACCGTATTCGCGAGCAAGCCCGCGAGGACGCCGCCGACCACAAGGAGGCGGAACTCGCCGAGGCGCGTGAGGAAATCGAGGCCGAACGCGAGGAACTCCTCGCCGAAGGCGAAACCGACCGCGAGGCTCTCGAAGCGCGCGCCGACGAACAGCGCGACGAGGTGGTCGAATACACCGTGGAACTGTTCACGGAGGCGGTGAATGCTCAGACCTAA